The following are encoded in a window of Cupriavidus oxalaticus genomic DNA:
- a CDS encoding SurA N-terminal domain-containing protein, which translates to MLDFVRNNRRLMLLLLLVLVFPSFVFFGVESYSRFMDGSHDAAKVDGRAISVQEVDNVVRDQSERARQVLGNSYDPRQFEGPEARKAVLDQLILQRVMANTVAREHLTVSDARLLEEISSLPAIAQLPRTADGKIDDKAYLQLLQSQGMTPEQFDARMRFELATQQLGASVAATAFMPKSLLDRLIAVRDQQRDVQALLFKPASYTARVQPDAAALKAYYDSHQSAFSVPEQAKVEYLVLSGEALAAAQPVTPEELKSYYESNIARFRTDEQRRASHILIAAPKDAPAAERQAAKDKAAKLLDELRKHPETFADVAKKQSQDPGSAAQGGDLGFMGRGALVKPFEDAMYALKDGQISNVVETDYGYHLIKLTGIKPSETRPLEAVRTELEAELRKQFADKKFAEQADAFGNTVYEQADSLKPAADKYKLAIQTADNVTRQPNPALGAQNPLNNEKLLKALFSEESIQKKRNTEAVQVAPNTLVAARIVDYRPATVRKYEEVEAKVREGYIAQQAAELARKDGEARVEALKKADSADGFGAVQTVSRAKTDGVPPKAVEAVLRADATKLPAVVGVDLGAEGYAVYRISKVSQPAQANPAQRQAEAQQLSQLAGQADLQAFYESLKARSKVKLLAPVGTQAQGAE; encoded by the coding sequence ATGCTTGATTTCGTACGCAACAACCGGCGCCTGATGCTCTTGCTGCTGCTGGTGCTTGTTTTCCCGTCGTTCGTGTTTTTCGGCGTGGAGAGCTACTCGCGCTTCATGGACGGCTCGCACGATGCGGCCAAGGTCGATGGCCGGGCCATCAGCGTGCAGGAAGTCGACAACGTCGTGCGTGACCAGAGCGAGCGTGCGCGCCAGGTCCTGGGCAACAGCTACGATCCGCGCCAGTTCGAGGGCCCGGAAGCCCGCAAGGCGGTCCTGGACCAGCTGATCCTGCAGCGCGTGATGGCCAATACCGTGGCGCGCGAGCACCTGACCGTGTCGGATGCCAGGCTGCTCGAGGAAATCAGCAGCCTGCCGGCGATCGCCCAGCTGCCGCGCACGGCGGATGGCAAGATCGACGACAAGGCCTACCTGCAGCTGCTGCAGTCGCAGGGCATGACGCCCGAGCAGTTCGACGCACGCATGCGCTTCGAACTGGCAACGCAGCAACTGGGCGCCTCGGTGGCCGCAACGGCCTTCATGCCCAAGTCGCTGCTCGACCGCCTGATCGCCGTGCGCGACCAGCAGCGCGATGTGCAGGCGCTGCTGTTCAAGCCCGCCAGCTACACCGCCAGGGTGCAGCCCGATGCCGCCGCGCTGAAGGCTTACTATGACAGCCACCAGTCAGCCTTCTCGGTGCCGGAGCAGGCCAAGGTCGAGTACCTGGTGCTGTCGGGCGAAGCGCTTGCCGCGGCGCAGCCGGTCACGCCGGAAGAACTGAAGTCCTACTACGAGAGCAATATCGCGCGCTTCCGTACCGATGAGCAGCGCCGCGCCAGCCATATCCTGATCGCCGCGCCGAAGGACGCGCCGGCTGCCGAGCGCCAGGCTGCCAAGGACAAGGCCGCCAAGCTGCTGGACGAGCTGCGCAAGCATCCCGAGACCTTTGCCGACGTGGCGAAGAAGCAGTCGCAGGACCCGGGTTCGGCGGCGCAGGGCGGCGACCTCGGCTTCATGGGCCGGGGCGCGCTGGTCAAGCCGTTCGAGGACGCGATGTACGCGCTCAAGGATGGCCAGATCAGCAACGTGGTCGAGACCGACTACGGCTATCACCTCATCAAGCTGACCGGCATCAAGCCGTCGGAGACCAGGCCGCTTGAAGCCGTGCGCACCGAACTGGAAGCCGAGCTGCGCAAGCAGTTCGCCGACAAGAAGTTCGCCGAGCAGGCCGACGCCTTCGGCAACACGGTGTACGAACAGGCTGACAGCCTGAAGCCGGCCGCCGACAAGTACAAGCTGGCGATCCAGACCGCAGACAACGTGACGCGCCAGCCGAACCCGGCACTGGGCGCGCAGAACCCGCTCAACAACGAGAAGTTGCTGAAGGCACTGTTCAGCGAAGAGTCGATCCAGAAGAAGCGCAATACCGAAGCCGTCCAGGTCGCGCCGAACACGCTGGTGGCCGCCCGCATCGTCGACTATCGTCCGGCCACCGTGCGCAAGTACGAGGAAGTGGAAGCCAAGGTGCGCGAGGGCTATATCGCCCAGCAGGCCGCGGAGCTGGCCCGCAAGGATGGCGAGGCGCGCGTCGAGGCGCTGAAGAAGGCCGACAGCGCCGATGGCTTCGGCGCGGTGCAGACCGTGTCGCGCGCCAAGACCGATGGCGTGCCGCCGAAGGCGGTCGAGGCAGTGCTGCGGGCCGATGCCACCAAGCTGCCCGCTGTGGTCGGTGTCGACCTGGGCGCCGAGGGCTATGCCGTCTATCGCATCTCCAAGGTCAGCCAGCCGGCGCAGGCCAACCCGGCGCAACGCCAGGCCGAAGCGCAGCAACTGTCGCAGCTCGCCGGCCAGGCCGACCTGCAGGCCTTCTATGAAAGCCTGAAGGCGCGTTCCAAGGTCAAGCTGCTGGCGCCGGTGGGCACGCAGGCGCAGGGCGCGGAGTAA
- a CDS encoding arylesterase, translating into MDKVIRVIPVIPVIRGNRRRLLLAAAVALTMLGGMQPAQAAAPALLVLGDSLSAEYGITRGTGWVTLLQDRLKQERFDYNVVNASISGETTIGGKTRLPDLLSRHKPAIVVVELGANDALRGLPLQTTESNLRQIVSSAQKAGAGVLLVGMRIPPNYGQDYTEKFFSLYPKLASEYKVRLVPFFLDRVMARQDWFQPDRIHPTAEAQPALLETVWPQLKPMLKRTADK; encoded by the coding sequence ATGGATAAAGTGATCCGAGTGATCCCAGTGATCCCAGTGATCCGGGGCAATAGGCGCAGGCTGCTGCTGGCAGCCGCGGTGGCACTGACGATGTTGGGCGGGATGCAGCCGGCACAGGCCGCAGCGCCTGCGCTGCTGGTGCTGGGCGACAGCCTGTCCGCCGAATACGGCATCACGCGCGGCACCGGCTGGGTCACGCTGCTGCAAGACCGGCTCAAGCAAGAGCGCTTCGATTATAACGTCGTCAATGCCAGCATCAGCGGCGAGACCACCATCGGCGGCAAGACCCGCTTGCCGGACCTGTTGTCGCGGCACAAGCCGGCCATCGTGGTGGTGGAACTGGGTGCCAACGACGCCCTGCGCGGCCTGCCGCTGCAGACCACGGAGTCCAACCTGCGCCAGATCGTCAGCAGCGCGCAGAAGGCCGGTGCCGGCGTGCTGCTGGTCGGCATGCGCATCCCGCCCAACTATGGCCAGGACTACACCGAAAAGTTCTTCTCGCTGTATCCGAAGCTGGCCAGCGAATACAAGGTGCGGCTGGTGCCCTTCTTCCTCGACAGGGTGATGGCCCGGCAGGACTGGTTCCAGCCGGACCGCATCCACCCCACTGCCGAGGCGCAACCGGCGCTGCTGGAGACGGTGTGGCCGCAACTCAAGCCGATGCTCAAGCGCACCGCTGACAAGTAG
- a CDS encoding ABC transporter ATP-binding protein has translation MSSSILAVESLGKTVADTTGSLTILHDVSFSVTPGETLAIVGASGSGKSTLLGLLAGLDLPSAGTVRLHGQDLYALDEDQRAALRGRHVGFVFQSFQLVGHLTALENVMLPLELRGETSQVRERAVDMLQRVGLGARLSHYPRTLSGGEQQRVALARAFVARPDLLFADEPTGSLDTATGEAVIALMFALNRDAGSTLVLVTHDRSVAARCGRILTIDAGRVASDEWMGAEV, from the coding sequence ATGTCCTCTTCCATTCTTGCCGTCGAGTCCCTTGGAAAGACCGTAGCCGACACGACAGGTTCGCTGACGATTTTGCACGACGTGTCGTTTTCCGTCACGCCGGGCGAAACGCTGGCCATCGTGGGTGCGTCCGGCTCGGGCAAGTCGACGCTGCTGGGGCTGCTGGCCGGGCTGGACCTGCCCAGCGCGGGCACGGTGCGCCTGCATGGGCAGGACCTGTATGCACTGGACGAGGACCAGCGCGCAGCACTGCGGGGCCGGCATGTCGGCTTTGTGTTCCAGTCATTCCAGCTGGTGGGGCACCTGACCGCGCTGGAAAACGTCATGCTGCCGCTGGAGTTGCGTGGTGAAACGTCGCAGGTGCGCGAGCGTGCGGTGGACATGCTGCAGCGCGTCGGCCTGGGTGCGCGCCTGAGTCACTATCCGCGCACGCTGTCGGGCGGCGAGCAGCAGCGCGTGGCGCTGGCACGCGCGTTCGTCGCGCGGCCTGACCTCCTTTTTGCCGACGAGCCGACCGGCAGCCTCGACACGGCCACCGGCGAGGCGGTGATCGCGCTGATGTTCGCGCTCAACCGCGACGCCGGTTCGACGCTGGTACTGGTGACGCATGACCGCTCGGTGGCGGCACGCTGCGGGCGCATCCTGACCATCGACGCCGGCCGGGTAGCCAGCGACGAATGGATGGGCGCAGAAGTCTGA
- the pgi gene encoding glucose-6-phosphate isomerase — translation MPTDLHAWNALLRHHDTIRDAQMREWFDAEGTQRVAQFSLEAAGLYLDYSKNRITPETMRLLVQLAAESGVPQRRDAMFAGEHINTTEDRAALHVALRATAGDGYKVDGERVMPAIQQVLVRMRDFSGRVRSGAWKGATGERITDVINIGIGGSDLGPRMVCRALSHLSDTQGQSGPRMHFVSNVDGTDLAETLVRLDPQRTLVIVCSKTFTTLETMANARSARAWFIASGVAESDLAKHFVAVSTNTDAVREFGIDPANMFEFWDWIGGRFSLWSSVGLSITLAVGFNAFADLLAGGHAMDEHFRTAPLERNMPVILGMLGIWYRNFWHLPTSCMAPYSTSLELFPAFLQQLEMESNGKSVQLDGQRVRTHTSPVVWGTAGTNGQHAYFQQIHQGSQVVPVDFVAPLVPPRRLPGHHAKLLANCFAQAEALMRGRSADELRAAGLTDAVRIAHMVFDGNRPSNTLLMENLTPHVLGALIALYEHRTFVQGVVWKINSFDQWGVELGKILARPIEAELTGTGTGQHDASTAALIERARAVLKAGAAS, via the coding sequence ATGCCCACAGACCTTCACGCCTGGAACGCCCTGCTTCGGCACCATGACACCATTCGCGATGCACAGATGCGCGAGTGGTTCGATGCCGAAGGCACGCAGCGCGTCGCGCAGTTTTCACTGGAAGCCGCCGGCCTCTATCTCGACTATTCGAAGAACCGCATCACGCCCGAGACCATGCGGCTGCTGGTGCAACTGGCAGCCGAGTCCGGTGTGCCGCAGCGGCGCGACGCGATGTTTGCCGGCGAGCATATCAACACCACCGAGGACCGCGCGGCGCTGCATGTCGCGCTGCGCGCCACCGCCGGCGATGGCTACAAGGTCGACGGCGAGCGCGTGATGCCGGCGATCCAGCAGGTGTTGGTGCGCATGCGCGACTTCTCCGGGCGGGTGCGCAGCGGCGCGTGGAAAGGCGCCACGGGCGAACGCATCACGGACGTGATCAATATCGGCATCGGCGGTTCCGACCTCGGGCCGCGCATGGTATGCCGCGCACTGTCGCATCTGTCCGATACGCAAGGCCAGTCCGGCCCGCGCATGCACTTCGTCTCCAATGTCGACGGCACCGACCTCGCCGAAACACTGGTGCGGCTCGACCCGCAGCGCACGCTGGTGATCGTCTGTTCCAAGACCTTCACTACGCTGGAAACCATGGCCAATGCGCGCAGCGCGCGGGCCTGGTTCATCGCCAGCGGGGTGGCCGAGAGCGACCTGGCCAAGCATTTCGTCGCGGTCTCGACCAATACCGACGCCGTGCGCGAGTTCGGCATCGATCCCGCCAACATGTTCGAGTTCTGGGACTGGATCGGCGGGCGCTTCTCGCTGTGGTCATCGGTCGGCCTGTCGATCACGCTGGCGGTGGGCTTCAACGCCTTTGCCGACCTGCTCGCCGGCGGCCACGCCATGGACGAGCACTTCCGCACCGCGCCGCTGGAGCGCAACATGCCGGTGATCCTGGGGATGCTCGGCATCTGGTACCGCAATTTCTGGCACCTGCCGACCAGCTGCATGGCGCCCTACTCGACCTCGCTCGAGCTGTTTCCCGCCTTCCTGCAGCAGCTGGAGATGGAGAGCAACGGCAAGTCCGTGCAACTCGACGGGCAGCGCGTGCGCACGCATACCTCGCCGGTAGTGTGGGGCACGGCCGGCACCAACGGCCAGCATGCCTACTTCCAGCAGATTCACCAGGGCTCGCAAGTGGTGCCGGTGGATTTCGTCGCGCCGCTGGTGCCGCCGCGCCGGCTGCCGGGCCATCACGCCAAGCTGCTCGCCAACTGCTTCGCGCAGGCCGAGGCGCTGATGCGCGGCCGCAGCGCCGACGAACTGCGCGCCGCCGGCCTGACCGACGCAGTGCGCATCGCGCATATGGTGTTCGACGGCAACCGCCCCAGCAATACCCTGCTGATGGAGAACCTGACGCCGCACGTGCTGGGCGCGCTGATTGCGCTCTATGAGCACCGCACCTTCGTACAGGGCGTGGTGTGGAAGATCAATTCGTTCGACCAGTGGGGCGTGGAGCTGGGCAAGATCCTGGCCCGGCCGATCGAAGCCGAGCTCACCGGCACCGGCACCGGCCAGCACGATGCCTCGACCGCGGCGCTGATCGAGCGCGCCCGCGCGGTCCTGAAGGCAGGCGCTGCCAGCTAA
- a CDS encoding NAD(P)H-hydrate dehydratase, with protein MSHPAASTAAPQDQGDGWFEFDAASPLPVPLYDVAAIRRIENTAFARLPSFTLMSRAGAAAADWLARHAPAGPLLFLAGPGNNGGDALVAATLLHGAGRSVQVWIAADPARLPADAAIAWQQAQAAGVPIREAGAMPASAADPAPDWPPQAAAIVDGLLGIGLNRAANGAMAWWIDQVNRSGLPVFALDIPSGLFADSGAGAPAIRARRTLTFIAAKPGLLTLDGRDCAGAVDIAPIGLDYPPAEPPHALANGTALFGAALPRRHHASNKGTHGSLAVIGGNHGMTGAPLLGARAAQFLGAGKVHIGFLAQPAPLVDPVHPELMLHALDGLAPGAMSALVIGPGLGTDATAQRHFARLLQALATAPVPTVLDADALNLLAADPAHAGALAAARAPCVMTPHPLEAARLTGTSVADVQRDRIAAATALATQWQAVVVLKGSGSVIAAPDGSPATLNPTGNAALASAGTGDVLAGMIGALLAQGMPPLPAAQAAVWIHGQAADELVAQGTGPAGVTASELYLPARAVFNRLLGGSCLEGVPDSRPGGPSDNVR; from the coding sequence ATGAGCCACCCTGCCGCTTCCACCGCCGCGCCGCAAGACCAGGGCGACGGCTGGTTTGAGTTCGACGCCGCCTCGCCATTGCCTGTCCCGCTGTACGACGTCGCCGCCATTCGCCGCATCGAGAACACCGCATTCGCACGGCTGCCTTCGTTCACGCTGATGTCGCGCGCCGGCGCCGCCGCCGCGGACTGGCTGGCGCGGCATGCGCCAGCGGGTCCATTGCTGTTCCTTGCCGGGCCGGGCAACAACGGTGGCGACGCACTGGTGGCGGCGACGCTGCTGCACGGCGCGGGCCGCTCGGTGCAGGTATGGATCGCGGCGGACCCGGCCCGGCTGCCGGCCGATGCGGCGATCGCATGGCAGCAGGCGCAGGCGGCAGGCGTGCCGATACGCGAAGCTGGAGCGATGCCGGCATCCGCGGCAGATCCCGCACCCGACTGGCCGCCGCAGGCCGCGGCCATTGTCGACGGCCTGCTCGGCATCGGGCTGAACCGCGCGGCCAACGGCGCCATGGCGTGGTGGATCGATCAGGTCAACCGCAGCGGGCTGCCCGTATTCGCGCTCGATATTCCCAGCGGACTGTTCGCCGACAGCGGTGCCGGCGCACCGGCGATCCGCGCCCGCCGCACGCTGACCTTCATTGCCGCCAAGCCCGGCCTGCTGACGCTGGATGGCCGCGATTGCGCCGGCGCCGTCGACATCGCGCCGATCGGCCTCGACTACCCTCCCGCGGAACCGCCGCATGCACTGGCCAATGGCACGGCGCTGTTCGGCGCAGCGCTGCCGCGACGGCACCATGCCAGCAACAAGGGCACGCATGGCTCGCTGGCGGTGATCGGCGGCAACCATGGCATGACGGGCGCGCCCCTGCTCGGCGCCCGCGCGGCGCAGTTTCTGGGCGCGGGCAAGGTCCACATCGGCTTTCTTGCGCAGCCGGCGCCGCTGGTCGACCCGGTGCATCCGGAACTGATGCTGCATGCGCTGGACGGCCTGGCGCCTGGCGCGATGTCGGCACTGGTGATCGGCCCCGGACTGGGCACCGACGCCACGGCGCAGCGCCACTTCGCGCGGCTGCTGCAGGCACTTGCCACGGCGCCGGTGCCGACTGTGCTCGACGCGGATGCGCTCAACCTGCTCGCTGCCGATCCTGCCCATGCAGGCGCACTGGCCGCCGCCCGCGCACCCTGCGTGATGACGCCGCACCCGCTTGAAGCGGCGCGCCTGACAGGCACCTCGGTGGCAGACGTGCAGCGCGACCGCATCGCGGCGGCCACCGCGCTGGCCACGCAGTGGCAGGCGGTGGTCGTACTGAAGGGCTCGGGATCGGTGATCGCGGCGCCGGACGGCAGTCCCGCCACACTGAACCCGACCGGCAACGCCGCGCTGGCCAGCGCCGGCACCGGCGACGTACTGGCCGGCATGATCGGCGCACTGCTGGCGCAAGGCATGCCGCCGCTGCCGGCCGCGCAGGCGGCGGTATGGATCCACGGCCAGGCTGCGGACGAGTTGGTCGCGCAGGGCACCGGACCGGCGGGCGTGACCGCCAGCGAGCTGTATCTGCCCGCGCGCGCCGTGTTCAACCGCCTGCTTGGAGGGAGTTGCTTGGAGGGAGTGCCGGATAGCCGTCCCGGCGGGCCGTCAGACAATGTCCGATAG
- a CDS encoding TRAP transporter large permease, with product MSTVLVALVLLLVMIVFLAIGAWIPVAIAVTSWIGLVVFSDREALVSLANAWWSSSASYTLASLPLFVWMGEILFRTRLSEQMFSGLSPWLNWLPGRLMHVNILGCGIFGSVSGSSAATCATIAKSALPELTRRGYDEGTTLGSLSCAGTLGILIPPSITMVVYAVSADVSIIRVFLAGFIPGLLLMLLFSGYIVVWALANPGKTPAPDRFDWHARLVSLRQLLPCIVLIAFIAGVMVTGYATATEAAAYGVVASLGLAWAGGSLTRAAFWDSLMSATRLTAMIMFVLGATSFLSVTMSFTGIPRALAEWVAALQLSPWALIAVLTVIYIVLGTALDGISMIALTTATVLPMVQAAGFDLVWFGIFIVLLVEIAEVTPPVGFNLFVLQSMTGKDSNYIARVSLPFFMMMVVAIAIVTIWPQVVTWLPDLVMRQEVR from the coding sequence ATGAGCACAGTCCTGGTTGCATTGGTCCTGCTGCTGGTGATGATCGTGTTCCTGGCGATCGGCGCGTGGATCCCGGTGGCGATCGCGGTCACGTCGTGGATCGGGCTGGTGGTGTTTTCCGACCGCGAGGCGCTGGTGAGCCTGGCCAACGCGTGGTGGTCGTCGAGCGCGTCATACACGCTGGCCTCGCTGCCGCTCTTTGTCTGGATGGGCGAGATCCTGTTCCGCACCAGGCTGTCCGAGCAGATGTTCAGCGGCCTGTCGCCATGGCTGAACTGGCTGCCGGGGCGGCTGATGCACGTCAACATCCTGGGTTGCGGCATCTTCGGCTCGGTGTCGGGGTCGTCTGCGGCAACGTGCGCCACCATCGCCAAATCCGCGTTGCCGGAGCTGACGCGGCGCGGCTACGACGAGGGCACCACGCTCGGCTCGCTGTCGTGCGCGGGCACGCTGGGCATCCTGATCCCGCCGTCGATCACGATGGTGGTGTATGCGGTGTCGGCGGACGTGTCGATCATCCGCGTGTTCCTGGCAGGCTTTATCCCCGGGCTGCTGCTGATGCTGCTGTTCTCCGGCTATATCGTTGTCTGGGCCCTGGCCAACCCGGGCAAGACCCCGGCGCCCGACCGCTTCGACTGGCATGCCCGGCTGGTATCGCTCCGGCAGCTGCTGCCGTGCATCGTGCTGATCGCCTTTATCGCGGGGGTCATGGTCACCGGCTACGCCACCGCGACCGAAGCCGCGGCCTATGGCGTGGTGGCGTCGCTGGGGCTGGCGTGGGCCGGTGGCTCGCTGACGCGTGCAGCGTTCTGGGACAGCCTGATGTCGGCGACGCGCCTGACGGCGATGATCATGTTCGTGCTCGGCGCCACCTCGTTCCTGTCGGTGACGATGAGCTTTACCGGCATCCCGCGCGCGCTGGCCGAGTGGGTGGCCGCGCTGCAGCTGTCGCCGTGGGCGCTGATCGCGGTGCTGACGGTGATCTACATCGTGCTCGGCACCGCGCTGGACGGCATCTCGATGATCGCGCTGACCACCGCCACGGTGCTGCCGATGGTGCAGGCCGCCGGCTTCGACCTGGTCTGGTTCGGCATCTTCATCGTGCTGCTGGTGGAGATCGCCGAGGTGACGCCGCCGGTCGGGTTCAACCTGTTCGTGCTGCAGAGCATGACCGGCAAGGACAGCAACTATATCGCCCGGGTCTCGCTGCCGTTCTTCATGATGATGGTGGTCGCCATCGCCATCGTCACGATCTGGCCGCAGGTGGTGACGTGGCTGCCTGACCTGGTCATGCGGCAGGAGGTCAGATAG
- a CDS encoding TRAP transporter small permease subunit has protein sequence MPTAPLPKRWLDRLLDLFAVLGALCILAVCVIMILMSLSRETAVIFKGGDDIVAWLCAASAFLVLGQTFQHGGIVRVEMLLEAVGPRRRWVLEVVSLTVCLAFAAYAAWALGTFAWQSWDIGDVSQGQIVIPLWMPQSFAVLGIIGFLLAVADEWLRVLRRQKPRYQLAQEAKLAAGDFGETV, from the coding sequence ATGCCGACTGCCCCACTCCCCAAGCGCTGGCTCGACCGCCTGCTCGACCTGTTCGCCGTGCTCGGCGCGCTCTGCATTCTCGCCGTGTGCGTGATCATGATCCTGATGTCGCTGTCGCGCGAGACCGCGGTGATCTTCAAGGGCGGCGACGATATCGTCGCCTGGCTGTGCGCGGCCTCCGCCTTCCTCGTGCTCGGCCAGACGTTCCAGCACGGCGGCATCGTGCGCGTGGAAATGCTGCTCGAAGCCGTCGGGCCACGCCGGCGCTGGGTGCTGGAGGTGGTCTCGCTGACAGTCTGCCTGGCCTTTGCCGCCTACGCGGCCTGGGCGCTGGGCACCTTCGCCTGGCAAAGCTGGGACATCGGCGATGTCTCGCAGGGACAGATCGTGATCCCGTTGTGGATGCCGCAGAGCTTCGCGGTGCTGGGCATCATCGGCTTCCTGCTGGCGGTGGCCGATGAATGGCTGCGCGTGCTGCGCCGGCAGAAGCCGCGCTACCAGCTGGCGCAGGAAGCCAAGCTCGCCGCCGGCGATTTCGGGGAGACGGTCTGA